The genomic stretch TTTCCTTTGTACCTAATTTCCAATGTTTCACGATTGAAACGCTTTCCTGTACATGTTTCACATTCTACATATACATCTGGTAAAAAGTTCATTTCAATCACGCGCAATCCGCCACCTTGACAGGTTTCACAACGTCCGCCTTTTACATTGAAACTGAATCTCCCCGGTTTGTAACCACGAATCATTGCTTCTTGCGTTTTTGCATATAGACTTCTTATTTCGCTAAAAACGCCTGTGTATGTTGCAGGATTTGATCGCGGAGTTCGTCCAATTGGCGATTGATTAATGTCAATTACTTTGTCAATATGCTCCAAACCTTTGATGCTTTTGTACGGCATTGGCTCTTTGACAGCATTGAAAAAGTGTGCGTTCAGAATCGGGTAAAGTGTTTCATTGACTAAAGTCGATTTTCCACTTCCAGAAACACCTGTAACGCCGATCATTTTTCCGAGCGGAAATTCTGCCGAAACATTTTTTAAGTTGTTTCCTGTCGCGCCTTTTAAGACTAATTTTTTACCGTTTCCTTTTCTGCGTTCTTTCGGAATTGCGATTTGCTTGCTTCCATTCAAATATGCAGCCGTTAATGTATCGTGTTTTAATAATTCTTGTGGAGTTCCTTCTGAGATAATTTCGCCGCCATGTCTTCCTGCATGCGGACCAATGTCAATAACGTGATCGGCGCGTTCTATCATGTCTTTATCGTGTTCTACGACGATTACAGAGTTTCCAATATCACGTAAAGATTCAAGCGAATTGATTAGTTTTTCGTTGTCTCTTTGGTGTAATCCAATACTTGGTTCATCTAAAATATATAAAACACCAACTAATTGTGAACCAATTTGGGTGGCAAGTCGAATTCGTTGTGCTTCTCCACCAGATAATGATTTTGAACTTCTGTTTAATGCGAGATAATTCAAACCAACATCTAATAAAAATCTCAATCGAGTAGAAATTTCTTTTACGACTTCTGTTGCTATTTTTCGTTGTTTTTCAGATAGATGTTTGTCTAAATCGTTAAACCAAGTAGATAATTCGACAATGTCCATATCCGCTAATTCTGCAATATTCTTCTTATTGACTTTAAAATATAATGATTCTTTGCGCAGGCGCGAACCTTTACATTCAGGACAATTTACTCTGTCCATATAGTTTTTTGCCCAACGTTTTATCGATGATGATTCGCTGTCTTCGAATTGATGCTTGATGAAACTTACAATTCCTTCAAAATCAATTTTGTAATCGCGCGTTACACCTAACGTTTTGCTAACAATGGAGAATTTTTCGTTTCCGCCATTTAGAATAACGTCCATTGCTTCTTTTGGAATTTCGCTGATTGGATCGTTTAGTTTGAAGTCGAAACGTTCCGCAATGATTTCCAATTGTTTGAAAATCCACGACTTTTTATAATCGCCCAAAGGCGCAATTCCACCAGCTTTGATTGTTGCTTTTGGATCTGGAATTACTTTCGCATCATTTACTTCATATAACGTTCCCAATCCGTTGCAATTTGGACACATTCCTTTCGGAGAATTGAACGAAAACGTATTTGGTTCAGGATTTGGATACGAGATTCCAGAAGAAGGACACATGAGATTTCGACTGAAATAACGTGCTTCTTTTGGCGCATCTTGATCAATGACCATTAATACATCATCTCCGTGATACATTGCCGTTTTTATCGTTTCCGTTAATCGTTTGTCGTTGTCAACTTCATCATTTATGACTAATCTATCAATTACGATTTCGATTTCGTGTGTTTTGTAGCGATCCAATCGCATTCCTTTTTCGATGTCCAAAATAACACCATCAACACGCACTTTTACAAATCCTTGTTTGGCAATATTTTCGAATAATTCGCGGTAATGTCCTTTACGTGAGCGAATTACTGGCGCGAGAATGTTGACGCGTTTTTCGTTGAAATCGGTTAGAATTAAATTTTTGATTTGTTCGTCACTATAACTGACCATTTGTTCGCCAGAATTGTAACTATATGCATCAGAAGCTCTTGCAAAAAGTAAGCGTAGAAAATCATAGATTTCAGTAATTGTTCCAACGGTTGAACGTGGACTTTTACTGGTCGTTTTTTGTTCGATGGCAATTACAGGCGAAAGTCCATCAATTTTATCAACATCAGGTCGTTCTAGTCCGCCTAAAAATTGGCGTGCATACGCAGAAAATGTTTCAATATATCTTCGTTGTCCTTCGGCATAAATGGTATCAAAAGCTAAGGATGATTTTCCACTTCCTGAAAGTCCTGTAATGACTACTAATTTCTCTCTCGGAATTGTAACATCAATGTTCTTTAGGTTGTGAACTCTGGCACCTTGCACTTCTATATTTTCTTCGTATTTCGTCATAGTTTTTTGCAAAACGCAAAGGTACGAATTTTAGAAGCAGTTATAAAGCAAGAATAATTGTTATTCCTTACTTTTCCTAAAAAACGCTTTCCAAATCAAAATTACATAAATAACTATTGGAATAAGCACACAAATTACCACAGAAGAAGTTACATAGTTACTTCCGACAGTATTGAATGTATTCAAAAAATCAACTGATTGTTGAAAGAGCCAATTGCAGAATTTTGTAAAATCTATAATGAATAGGAGTGAAGCGATATTGATTCCTAAGAATATAATGGTACATTTTCTCTGCTTGTAAATTCTATCTAAGAGTAACATCCACGAAAGTGGTATTAGAAAAAACCATATAATGATGTTGATTTCTTTGTACGTGAATCCTGTGTAGTCAGAAATCCAAATTAAGACATTATATGTATACTCAAATAGTGTATTCATAAATACTTCCGTAAATATTGAGGCAGATCTCACTTTTCAGTGAGATTAGTTCAACTTACAATTTAAAAAGGCTTTTCAAAACTGAGTTTCACAAAAAAAACTCCGAAACATAAAGCTTCGGAGTTTTTTATATTATTGAGAAATTTGATTATTGAACAATCAATTTCTTAGTTACTGTTCTATCTTGGTCAGTTACCGTGATTAAATACATACCTGCACTTACATTGTTTAATGAAATATTTTCATTGAATGCAGCTGTTGCGTTGTAGTTTTTAGTGTGAACTAATCTTCCAGCGATATCAAATACATTTACATCAATATCTTCACCAGAAGTTGAGTTAAATGATAATGAGAACTCACCTTTGTTTGGATTAGGATATAATGCGAAGTTTTCTAAAGCAAATTCTTCGTTACTTAACACTACAGTTGTAGTTTCTGTACAAAGTTCCACAGACCATTCGTTTACAACACCTGTATCTCCGTTATAGAAATCAACAAATACTAAGTTCCAAGTTCCAGAAGGGTCGTTTCCATTAAATCCTGTCATAGGACTTGCAGGAGCCGCTAAACCTACTGTTGGGTTTGCACACATAATAGCTGGCTCACCGTCTTTAAAAGTAATATCAATGTTTCCATATTGCGCATCGTTACAAGTTCTGTTCCAAATATTTGAGAAACCTCCACCATTTGGCGTTTGTAATTGCATGATTAAATCTCCGATGTACGAGTGTGTTACATCTACGCTAATTCTAACATCAGTAATTGGAGTTGATTCCGTAACAGTTACGGGAATAAAAACAGGAGAACCTTGTACGTTTGCTCCACCACCATCAGGAATTGGCGTTGCAATTGGTCCAGTTGTATACGTGTTACAAGTTTCTACAACTGTTACTGTTGCTCCAATAGAGAATGATTTTGACATAGCAAAGAACACGTTTCCAACCGCTTCAATTTTAAGTCTACAATAAGGCTCAAAAGTTGAATCTGGGAACGTAACTGCTTGTGTACCATCGTTTGGAGTGTTTGCTTCTAACATTGAAAAGTTTTGCCCACCATCAGTAGATAATAAGATATTTACATTTGAAGTATTAATTCCGTTAGCCGTTGTTCCAGCAACATCCCAAGTAATAGTTGTACTTGCTCCAGTTGCAAAACTTTGGTTTGTCATGTCTGGTGCAGTTACTCTAAAAGGGCCAGTATTTGCCAATGTAAGTACCATGTCATCTCTGTTAGTTTGTCCACCGTTTGGCGAACCATTGTCTCTAACTGTTAATGCAAAGTCCATTGTTCTAGCAACATTAGGAACAACTTCCCAAGCTGGAGTTAAGTTATTGTTTAAGATATCACTCAATTGTGGGAATGTACGATCTCCAGTTGTTTTTGGAGAATATGATCTAAATTGTGGCTCTGTAGTATTTGTAGCGTCAGGTACATTTGTTGAAATACCAACATCCGTTTGTGCCCAAGCATATGATAATGTTGTTCCGTTTACGTCAGTTCCTGTTCCACTAAGTGTGAAAGCAGTTCCGTAAGGAATTGTAAAGTCAGCTCCAGCATTTACAACAGGCGCTACGTTTCCATTTGGCGCATTGCTAGAACAAGTTGGTTCTCCGGGAGGTGTAATACGTGTCCACATTTCGTCAATACTAATTGGATGAAAGTGATCGTCACTGTTACCTTGTACGTTGTCTGAACCACAAATTCCGGCATATGCCATAATTGTTGTTCCACTTCCTGGTTCAACAGCAGTTGTAGAACTTCTGTTTCCACCAGAACAAGAACCTTGTCCACCATTAAAAGTATGGTTCGCTCCAAATTGGTGACCCATTTCGTGCGCTACAAAGTCAATATCAAAAGGATCACCAACTGGATTTGAAGATCCAGTAACTCCTCTTGCTTTTGCATTGCTATAGCAAATTCCTCCACGAGCCGCTAATCCACCTCCACCAGTAGTAAATACGTGACCGATATCGTAGTTTGCAGTTCCAATATTTGCATCAACAATTGTTTGATTCTCATTGATTAACATACTAGCATCACTATCAGTATATCCATCATTTTCTGCTATAAAAATAATACTTGAGTTGTCTACTAAAGTCATCGTTAACGACATATCTCTTTCAAAAACACCATTTACTCTTGTCATAGTTACGTTCATAGCCGATAAAACAGTAGCTCTTTTTACAGCATCAGTTGCCGCAGCTTGTCCGGCAGCGTTGATGTGATAGTTTGCATATTCTTGCGTACAAGCTAATGCTAAACGGAACGTTCTTAACATTCCATCATTTGCATTTTCAGGAGTAAAAGCTGCATCAGCACTTGTTCTGTCTTCTGTTGATTCATCAACAAGACATCCAATTCTTTCTTCTAAATCTGAATATAAATTCTCTTTCGCATACATTACATATGTTTGCAAATCAGTTGTTAACGGATCAATGTAGAATGTTTTTCCAATTGTGTGTACTGTTGCGTGAAAACCAAAAACCGTTGTCGAAAAACGAATAGTAGTTCCTGTATTTTCTCTACTTACACCAACGTATGATTGAATTTCTGGGTGATTTGCAGCAAATGCTGGCTCCATTACAGAAGCATTATACACTTCAAAGTTTTCCATTTTTCCTTCTGCAACTGGGAATTGTACAACGATTTCTGAGCCAATATTTAAATCTCTGTCAGGAGCCGCAGCTAATAGTTGTTTTAAGCTATTTATGTCTAAGTTATAGACATCGTATACAATAGGAGTGGATTTTCTTTCTAATAACTCTTCCTGCTGAAAGCCAGTGTTATCAGTTTTTTCCCAAAAAGATTTTCCTTGCGAAAATGCTAAGATGGGAAGTAATAGTAATATAAAAAAGTAGTTCTTTCTCATAATTTCAAGATTTTTTAGTTTAATATAAAGTGCGATAAAGTTAATTCTTTTTTAATAAATGGCAGGGAAGTTTTAACATTTATGGGGTATTTGTGTTAAAATTTAACAGATTGTCAAGTATTTAATTCCAAGCTTTAACGTTTTTTAAGTCCAAATCTACAATTAATAACGTGTGTAAAGTAGCTAATGGAATGCCACTTTCCATCGTTTCCCAATTGTCCCAAGAAGCATATAAACCGCCAATTGGTATGATGCTCACCCACATTTGATAGCCTTTGGGTTTTTCGTTTTCATCAAAAGTCCATAAGTATGAATCGCCAGGTGTTGTGCCACCAGAATTGTAGGTAATAAGTAATGCTTTTTCGTCGTTTTCTTTGGTCACAATACTTCGTGTTACGCCTTCGTCAAATACTTTGTAAGGTGCAACCAACCAAAAGGAGTCATTGTTAAAGTATGAAAGTGCTTTTTCAATAGCATTTGATTTACTATTACCTTCTACCATTTTTTTGCCAATTGTTACAAGACTTGTAGTTGGTTGTTTTAGATTTAAGTTTACTTTGGTGTTGCTCCAAGAAACGTCCACTTTGTGCTGATCTTTGTCCCAAACATAGTGATGTCCGCCAGGAAATGTCCAACTTAAATAACGTGTATTTTTATATTCTTCATGTTTTAAAGCTACGAGCATTTTTGTAGCTAACGCATCTGCTTCTGCGCCTTCCACACCTTTTGGTAACGATTCATTGTACTTGAAATATACAAAAGTGAATAGTAACAATAGAATGACAATAATTCCTACGGCAAGTTTCCCTAAAATTTTGAATATTTTTTTTATCAATTTGATTTTTTTTTGGTTGATGAAATTTACTCTTTAAATCTTCTTAAATCAGAACTTTCAAATGTCCATTCAGGCGTGTGTAATTCGCCTTTTTCGGCTTTGTACCAAGGACTTAATTGTGAATTTTGTCGATTGACCAAGATCTGCGTTTCCTGCGCTGGCATGTAACTTTGCGCTAGCATGAATATTTTTTCGCCTTGTTCATTTTTTGCAACATCTACAACAATAATAGCATGTCCGAAAGGATTCCCTTTTTGAATAAATACATCGCCTACTTGAATATCTTTAATGTCAACTACTCTTGTTAATTCCAATCGTAAGGAAGCTGTGTTCGCATACGCGAAGATGTAATTCATGTATTTTCGAAATTTTTTATATGAATGATCGCCGTTTGCGTATTTTTTGAAATATCTCGGTTTTCCGTCCGATAGAAAGTTAAAGTGAATGTCGTTTAATCGTTTTTGTTCAAATAGAAATTCGCCACGTAATCGCATGACTGCATCGGCGCATTGTTGCAAATCGCGGGTTCCGATTTCCATATCAACTACAGAAATGTAGACATTGTTGTTAGGTTTTTCGCGCCCGTCAAAATATTTTACAGGGCTGTTGAATGATTTTAAAGGTAAGTTTCGCAAATACGTTCCAAAATGAGTTGCTTCAAGCGGAATCCGAGTGTAGTTTTTTGGTGTGTTGAAACGTGTTTCAATGGTTTTTTCTTCGGGATGTATCAAGCTTTCTTGAACGTTTGTTTCTTCTTGCAATGCAAGTTCGTTTGTTTGAATTGGAGTCCGTTTTTGTTCTTTCGCGCAAGCGAGAAAAATCAAAGAGAAAACGAAAAGAAAAATTGTATTTTTTACAGAATATATAGTCAAAATATGTATTAGATGTTTATTTTTACTTTCAAATATTAAATTTACGAAATTAACTAGCAAATACGAACGAAACATGAATATTTTAGGAATTGGCTCAAGAATTAAACACTCGGAATACGGATTAGGCGTCGTAACTAACGTAACTTCAAAGCATTATTGGGTCACATTTATTGAAAACGGATTGGAAACTATTGACATTGACAGCGATTTTGAAGTGATTGATACTGTTGAAGATGAAGTAGATAGCGTCAGTTTTTTTGAAGTTGAAACCATTTTACGAAATATGCTGAAAAAATGGTCAGATGTGTCTGAAATTGTTCCGATGGCAGATAAATGGAAAGGTGGAAATTTAATTTTAGAACCTGGTGACACGAATTTGAAAGGCAAAGAAATTCCGATTGACGGCTTTTTTCATAAGATTGTCATGGTTAGAGATCGCATTCGCGTGATGGAACAAAAGATAAATTCGAGCAATTTGGACGATCAGGAAAAAATAGATTTGCAACAATATATTACACGAATCTACGGAAGTTTGACTACGTTTAATGTGTTGTTTAAGAATAATTCGCAGCAGTTTGTAGGATCGAGATCGAAGTAGTTTTTTGGTTTATGAGTTTATGAGTTTAAAAGTTTATTTTGACTTCGCTCAATGTGGAAAATGAGTTTTAGAATGTTAACATACTAATCAAAAATCACTTCTTATTTTTGTTTGGTGTTTTTTTGTAACTATAATCTGTCTATATTTACGGAACAATCAACCAAAAACAACATTAAACCATGAAAATAAAATTACCAATTTACATTTTTTTAATTTTTTCTTCCATCAGTTTTGCTAGTGAAAATACTAATTTAAAAGAAAAAGAGACAATTTCAGTTACAGAAAATTCACTAATTTCTGAAGTTATAATTGACGATATGACCGTATGGGAATCTGACGGAACTATCACAGTACCAATACATATAGATGTTCCAGATAGCGCGGATATAGTTTTAAATATTACTACTGCAGATGGTACTGCAATAAGTCCAAACGATTATACAGCTGTAAATACTACTGTAACGATTCCGGCAGGGCAAACATCAACACAAATAATGGTTTATATCGTAGATGATACTATAAGTGGAGAGATAAATGAAAATTTTACGGTAAATGCTACTGTAATTAGCGGTAATACAACCAATAGCAGTGCAAGCGGTACAATTAGTCTGATAGACCAAGACGACTCATCAATAGATGTTGGTGATGTAACCGTTAATGAGGATGCAGGAACAGCTAATGTTCCTGTAAGTATTTATGGAGTAAGTGCTTTTGATACAGTAATAAGTATTACAACGGTTGATAATAGTGCTACTAATCCTGATGATTATATAACTACGACTGTAACGGTAACAATTCCTGCATTACAGAATACTGTATATGTAAATATTCCTATTGTGGATGACAATATAGGAGAACCAACGGAAGACTTCACTGTCTACGGAACAGCAACTAGCGGAAATGTAATTGGTGGAAATGCAAGTGGTACCATAACAATCACTGATAATGATACACCAACACTAAACATAAGTGATGAAATAGTAAATGAAGGTGCAGGAACTGCTATTGTAGAATTCAGTATTACGAATCCAAGTGCTGTTGATACGATAGTTTCCATCAATTTAATAGATGATGGAGCAGCTAGTCCGAATGACTATATAAATACAGTGCCTTTCATTGCAATTCCAGCAGGACAAACTTCAGTAAGTTTAAGTATTCCAATTCTGGATGATTTAGAAGATGAAGCTGATGAAGATTTTACAGTATACGGAATAGTACAAACAGGAAACACATCAAATCCAGCTGCAACCGGAACTGTTACAATTATAGATAATGATGTTTGTACTTCCGACCCAACCACAGATTGTGATGGTGACGGCGTTACAAATGGCGATGAGCAAAATCCTCCAAATGGGGGAATGTCTACCCATCCCGAAGATCCGTGTGATTTTAATTCAAGCGATATTAGTTTAGTACAAACTGGCGATTACCTAACAGAAGATTGCGATGGCGATGGAACGTTAAACAATGTTGATTGTGATCCGTTTAATGTCTCCATAACAATTGGTATGGGAGATAGTTGTGATGATGGCAATGCGTCAACTTTATCAGATTTTATCGATGAAAATTGCAATTGTGTTGGGGCCGCTACAACTGATGTTGATGGTGATGGAATTTCAAATGTACAAGAAGTCCTAGATGATACAGATTATAATGATTCTTGTGATCCTATACAAAATGCTGGATATACAGGATTTGATGCTGATAATGTAATGTGGCAAAATGCAAATTGTGACAATGATGATATTAACAATGCCTTAGAAATTACGCTGGGTTCTGATCCTTATGATACAAATTACAATACGATAGGAGGAAACATAACGTTAGATGTTAACAATGATGGCTGTAACGGGACTGATGATCTAATATTTCCATACACACGAATAAATATAAGTGACGGATCAACTACAGATGCAATTTTTGCAAATAGCTCAGGCGATTATTCATATTATACAACTACAGGAAACTTTACAATAACACCTGAGTTAGAAAACCCGACATTTTTTAATATTACTCCAGTAAATGCCAGCACAAGTTTTTCGAGCATTAATAATAGTGTATTCAATCAAGATTTTTGCATCACTGCAAACGGAATACAAAATGATGTAGAAGTTGTAATTGCGCCAATTGCATTTGCGCGCCCAGGTTTTGATGCTGAATATTTACTTACATACAAAAACAATGGAAATCAAACAGTATCTGGAGTTGTTGATTTTACGTATGATGAAGCTATTCTAGATTTTGTAAGTAGTACGACAATGCCAAGTTCTCAAACAACAGGAAACCTAAACTGGAATTATGTAGATTTAGCACCTTTTGAAAGTAGAAGTATTAATATCATATTAAATGTAAACTCTCCAATGGAAACTCCGCCTGTAAATAACGGAGATCTACTAATATATATGGCAACGATAACTCCTTTGTCAGGCGATGTATTACCTGAAAATAACCAATTCAGTTACACACAAACCGTAGTTGGTTCGTACGATCCGAATGATATAACATGTGTTGAAGGTAGTAATGTAGATCCAGATGAAATAGGAGAATATCTGCATTATATCATCAACTTTGAAAATACAGGAACATTCTCTGCCCAAAATATTGTTGTCGAAATGGACATTGATCCTACGCAATTTGATATAAACACACTTAAATTATTAAGTACTTCACATGAAGCAAGTGTATCTATAAACGATCACATGGTCCGTTTCATTTTTCAAAATATAAA from Kordia antarctica encodes the following:
- the uvrA gene encoding excinuclease ABC subunit UvrA, with amino-acid sequence MTKYEENIEVQGARVHNLKNIDVTIPREKLVVITGLSGSGKSSLAFDTIYAEGQRRYIETFSAYARQFLGGLERPDVDKIDGLSPVIAIEQKTTSKSPRSTVGTITEIYDFLRLLFARASDAYSYNSGEQMVSYSDEQIKNLILTDFNEKRVNILAPVIRSRKGHYRELFENIAKQGFVKVRVDGVILDIEKGMRLDRYKTHEIEIVIDRLVINDEVDNDKRLTETIKTAMYHGDDVLMVIDQDAPKEARYFSRNLMCPSSGISYPNPEPNTFSFNSPKGMCPNCNGLGTLYEVNDAKVIPDPKATIKAGGIAPLGDYKKSWIFKQLEIIAERFDFKLNDPISEIPKEAMDVILNGGNEKFSIVSKTLGVTRDYKIDFEGIVSFIKHQFEDSESSSIKRWAKNYMDRVNCPECKGSRLRKESLYFKVNKKNIAELADMDIVELSTWFNDLDKHLSEKQRKIATEVVKEISTRLRFLLDVGLNYLALNRSSKSLSGGEAQRIRLATQIGSQLVGVLYILDEPSIGLHQRDNEKLINSLESLRDIGNSVIVVEHDKDMIERADHVIDIGPHAGRHGGEIISEGTPQELLKHDTLTAAYLNGSKQIAIPKERRKGNGKKLVLKGATGNNLKNVSAEFPLGKMIGVTGVSGSGKSTLVNETLYPILNAHFFNAVKEPMPYKSIKGLEHIDKVIDINQSPIGRTPRSNPATYTGVFSEIRSLYAKTQEAMIRGYKPGRFSFNVKGGRCETCQGGGLRVIEMNFLPDVYVECETCTGKRFNRETLEIRYKGKSIADVLSMTMNEAVNFFEHIPKIFRKLKTIKDVGLGYITLGQQSTTLSGGEAQRIKLATELSKRDTGNTFYILDEPTTGLHFEDIRVLMDVLNKLVDKGNTIVVIEHNMDVIKMTDHIIDIGYEGGRGGGEVITIGTPEEVAKHKKSYTAHFLRKELA
- a CDS encoding zinc-dependent metalloprotease, which codes for MRKNYFFILLLLPILAFSQGKSFWEKTDNTGFQQEELLERKSTPIVYDVYNLDINSLKQLLAAAPDRDLNIGSEIVVQFPVAEGKMENFEVYNASVMEPAFAANHPEIQSYVGVSRENTGTTIRFSTTVFGFHATVHTIGKTFYIDPLTTDLQTYVMYAKENLYSDLEERIGCLVDESTEDRTSADAAFTPENANDGMLRTFRLALACTQEYANYHINAAGQAAATDAVKRATVLSAMNVTMTRVNGVFERDMSLTMTLVDNSSIIFIAENDGYTDSDASMLINENQTIVDANIGTANYDIGHVFTTGGGGLAARGGICYSNAKARGVTGSSNPVGDPFDIDFVAHEMGHQFGANHTFNGGQGSCSGGNRSSTTAVEPGSGTTIMAYAGICGSDNVQGNSDDHFHPISIDEMWTRITPPGEPTCSSNAPNGNVAPVVNAGADFTIPYGTAFTLSGTGTDVNGTTLSYAWAQTDVGISTNVPDATNTTEPQFRSYSPKTTGDRTFPQLSDILNNNLTPAWEVVPNVARTMDFALTVRDNGSPNGGQTNRDDMVLTLANTGPFRVTAPDMTNQSFATGASTTITWDVAGTTANGINTSNVNILLSTDGGQNFSMLEANTPNDGTQAVTFPDSTFEPYCRLKIEAVGNVFFAMSKSFSIGATVTVVETCNTYTTGPIATPIPDGGGANVQGSPVFIPVTVTESTPITDVRISVDVTHSYIGDLIMQLQTPNGGGFSNIWNRTCNDAQYGNIDITFKDGEPAIMCANPTVGLAAPASPMTGFNGNDPSGTWNLVFVDFYNGDTGVVNEWSVELCTETTTVVLSNEEFALENFALYPNPNKGEFSLSFNSTSGEDIDVNVFDIAGRLVHTKNYNATAAFNENISLNNVSAGMYLITVTDQDRTVTKKLIVQ
- a CDS encoding DUF4846 domain-containing protein, which gives rise to MQEETNVQESLIHPEEKTIETRFNTPKNYTRIPLEATHFGTYLRNLPLKSFNSPVKYFDGREKPNNNVYISVVDMEIGTRDLQQCADAVMRLRGEFLFEQKRLNDIHFNFLSDGKPRYFKKYANGDHSYKKFRKYMNYIFAYANTASLRLELTRVVDIKDIQVGDVFIQKGNPFGHAIIVVDVAKNEQGEKIFMLAQSYMPAQETQILVNRQNSQLSPWYKAEKGELHTPEWTFESSDLRRFKE
- a CDS encoding DUF7619 domain-containing protein, which gives rise to MKIKLPIYIFLIFSSISFASENTNLKEKETISVTENSLISEVIIDDMTVWESDGTITVPIHIDVPDSADIVLNITTADGTAISPNDYTAVNTTVTIPAGQTSTQIMVYIVDDTISGEINENFTVNATVISGNTTNSSASGTISLIDQDDSSIDVGDVTVNEDAGTANVPVSIYGVSAFDTVISITTVDNSATNPDDYITTTVTVTIPALQNTVYVNIPIVDDNIGEPTEDFTVYGTATSGNVIGGNASGTITITDNDTPTLNISDEIVNEGAGTAIVEFSITNPSAVDTIVSINLIDDGAASPNDYINTVPFIAIPAGQTSVSLSIPILDDLEDEADEDFTVYGIVQTGNTSNPAATGTVTIIDNDVCTSDPTTDCDGDGVTNGDEQNPPNGGMSTHPEDPCDFNSSDISLVQTGDYLTEDCDGDGTLNNVDCDPFNVSITIGMGDSCDDGNASTLSDFIDENCNCVGAATTDVDGDGISNVQEVLDDTDYNDSCDPIQNAGYTGFDADNVMWQNANCDNDDINNALEITLGSDPYDTNYNTIGGNITLDVNNDGCNGTDDLIFPYTRINISDGSTTDAIFANSSGDYSYYTTTGNFTITPELENPTFFNITPVNASTSFSSINNSVFNQDFCITANGIQNDVEVVIAPIAFARPGFDAEYLLTYKNNGNQTVSGVVDFTYDEAILDFVSSTTMPSSQTTGNLNWNYVDLAPFESRSINIILNVNSPMETPPVNNGDLLIYMATITPLSGDVLPENNQFSYTQTVVGSYDPNDITCVEGSNVDPDEIGEYLHYIINFENTGTFSAQNIVVEMDIDPTQFDINTLKLLSTSHEASVSINDHMVRFIFQNINLAIDGKGNILMKMKSQNTLVENDVVSNQASIFFDYNFPIVTNNAQTTFAILSTQEFEVDNSIILYPNPTKNNIYITANNNIKKIVLYDIQGRILMSKKHNNNAVSLDISNQAQGVYFVKISTEKGVNTEKIIKM